From the genome of Argentina anserina chromosome 4, drPotAnse1.1, whole genome shotgun sequence, one region includes:
- the LOC126792095 gene encoding uncharacterized mitochondrial protein AtMg00860-like has translation MSRLLKRETEAVMVEVSPMGILSTGNDKNNNTLQLEIQTLLEEYAEAIMKSEWLKKTFKRVLLEHTQGTMIYSATLDDHLLHLRLVLEKLKQHTLKVKESKRSFGVQQVEYLGHVISAEGVAVDPEKIQYIKQWDKPKTLKALRGFLGLAGYYRKYVRNFGSISKPLTVMLKKDNFKWSVESTQAFQSLKEALMTTPVLAIPDFSIQFVVECDASDKGIGAVLSQDGHPVSFLSKALAPRHTV, from the exons ATGTCTAGGTTGCTTAAAAGAGAGACTGAAGCGGTGATGGTGGAAGTCAGCCCTATGGGAATACTATCTACGGGGAATGACAAGAACAATAACACATTGCAACTTGAGATCCAAACCTTATTAGAAGAATATGCTGAG GCTATCATGAAATCAGAATGGCTGAAAAAGACATTCAAAAGAGTGCTTTTAGAACACACTCAGGGCACTATGA TCTACAGTGCCACATTGGATGATCATTTACTACACCTCAGGCTAGTTTtggaaaaattaaaacaacaCACTCTCAAGGTCAAAGAAAGCAAGCGCAGTTTTGGTGTTCAACAAGTGGAATATTTAGGCCATGTCATTAGTGCAGAAGGTGTTGCAGTAGACCCTGAGAAAATTCAGTACATTAAACAGTGGGACAAACCAAAGACACTGAAGGCTTTGAGAGGTTTTCTAGGCCTTGCAGGTTATTATAGAAAGTATGTAAGGAATTTTGGTAGCATTTCCAAACCCCTTACTGTTATGCTTAAGAAAGATAATTTTAAATGGAGTGTAGAATCTACCCAAGCATTTCAATCACTCAAGGAAGCATTGATGACAACTCCTGTGTTAGCTATTCCAGATTTTTCTATACAATTTGTAGTAGAATGTGATGCTTCAGACAAAGGTATAGGGGCTGTGCTTTCTCAAGATGGCCATCCAGTTTCTTTTCTCAGTAAAGCTTTGGCTCCAAGGCACACAGTTTAG